GCCCGGTGAACTCGCTCTGCTCGACACCCGCTGTGACCAACGCGCGCATGGGCAGTCCGACGCGACCGGGGTCCAGGCGGGTCGAGTTCGCCCGAAGCACCCGCTCTGCGCCCAGGCGTTCGAGCCGGCTGTGGACGGTGCCCCGGGCCAGTCCCAGGGTCAGGGCGAGCTGGGCCACGGTCGCCCGCGGATCGCGGTCCAGCGCGAGGAGGATGCGCCGGTCCGTGTCGTCGAGGGTGGTCACGTCGACCACCCTAGGTGCATGATCCGCTGCCGGACTGGTCGGATCGACCAACGTGACGCGTGTCTCTTGTGCGTTCCGACCGGCTGTCGTGTCATCAGTCCCATGACCCCCACCGTCACCGTCGGCACCTACCTCGCCCGCCGGCTGGAGCAGCTCGGACTGCGCCACCTCTTCGGCCTGCCGGGCGACTTCAACCTCGGACTGCTCGACGAGATGCTCGGCGGATCGGGTCTGCGGTGGGTCGGGTCGAGCAACGAGCTGAACGCCGGGTACGCCGCCGACGGTCACGCACGGTTGCGACGCGGGCCCGCCGCCTTCGTCACCACCTTCGGCGTCGGGGAGCTGTCCGCGGTCAACGCGACGGCCGGCAGCCGCGCCGAGGACGTCCCCGTCGTGCACGTCGTGGGCCTGCCGGCCACCCGCGCGATGGCGGACGGGGCCCTGCTGCACCACTCCCTCGCCGACGGCGACTTCGGGCACTTCGTCCGGATCGCGGCCGAGGTCAGCGCGTCCGCCGTCGTCGTCCGCGCGCAGAACGCGGGCACGGCCGTCGACCGCGCCCTCCTGACCGCCGTCGGGTCCTCCCAGCCCGTCTACCTCGGCGTCCCGGCCGACGTCGCCGTCGCGCAGGTGTCCGCGGCGCCGCTGGCCCGGCCGCTGCGCGTCCTGCACAGCGACCCGGCCGTGGCCGAGGACTTCCGCGAGGCCCTCGCCGAGTTCCTCGGGGGCGCCGAGGAGGTCACGGTCCTGGCCGGGCCGCGGCTGCACCGCCGCCACCTCGAGGACCGGGTCCGGGCGCTCGCGGCCCAGAACGGCGTCCGGATCGCGACGCAGTCGGCGTCCAAGGCGATGCTCGACGAGTCGCACCCGGCCAACCTCGGCGTCTACGC
The sequence above is a segment of the Kineococcus endophyticus genome. Coding sequences within it:
- a CDS encoding Lrp/AsnC family transcriptional regulator — protein: MTTLDDTDRRILLALDRDPRATVAQLALTLGLARGTVHSRLERLGAERVLRANSTRLDPGRVGLPMRALVTAGVEQSEFTGLIEDIARIPEVVECLGISGDSDLMIQIAARDADHVYDITQRIMRCRGIRRTSTSIVLRELLGYRMDHLLS